Proteins encoded in a region of the Drosophila sechellia strain sech25 chromosome 2L, ASM438219v1, whole genome shotgun sequence genome:
- the LOC6617798 gene encoding uncharacterized protein LOC6617798, producing the protein MQSILRLLVLFGLIYTAMGASGIFQNINLGGDAGRTRSSGGNLDWSDSVHSSDVDRTLKLLESLDNSGNDRNNWGNDAVRNSGFDTDRSAGDSNEDARGLQFINMG; encoded by the coding sequence ATGCAATCCATTCTCCGACTGCTGGTGCTGTTTGGATTAATCTATACCGCGATGGGTGCATCGGGTATATTTCAGAATATAAACCTCGGTGGCGATGCAGGAAGAACACGATCTTCAGGTGGCAACCTGGATTGGAGCGATAGTGTTCACAGTTCTGATGTCGATAGGACTCTGAAGCTACTGGAATCACTGGATAACAGTGGCAATGATAGAAATAATTGGGGCAACGATGCGGTGAGGAATTCCGGATTCGATACAGATAGATCCGCAGGTGACTCAAATGAAGACGCTCGTGGATTGCAGTTTATAAACATGGGATAA
- the LOC6617799 gene encoding uncharacterized protein LOC6617799, whose product MASRIISLLLLLGIICAALNAAHPHDLIEDPEGTDDALEDSGSGYNSAEEFMNAMDELVRRWQEYDAAHENSTDYPSLDYDETTLDSMDITTEPAT is encoded by the coding sequence ATGGCGAGCCGCATCATTTCTTTGCTTCTCCTACTCGGAATCATTTGTGCGGCTCTAAATGCCGCCCATCCGCACGACCTTATTGAAGATCCGGAAGGTACTGATGATGCTTTGGAGGACTCTGGCAGTGGATACAACAGTGCCGAAGAGTTCATGAATGCAATGGACGAGCTGGTCAGACGCTGGCAGGAGTACGATGCAGCTCATGAGAACTCAACCGACTATCCAAGTCTGGATTACGATGAAACGACCTTGGATTCTATGGATATTACCACCGAACCGGCTACTTGA
- the LOC6617801 gene encoding glycogen synthase kinase-3 beta has translation MTISRLKRNFWWQCPRKVTLVLFVLFISSHYLAYFIGEINPIFFLRLSLKMENKEKKQKPLKRHSQIPLIIPKNSVISSYAVSRLCSEPALVRIEVKELIGSGSFGRVYRAHLNESEELVAVKQTLYNPKLTQREAEIMGQLMEHNNIVRLIMHSSVSLGYPSVEYVLLVMEYMPMTLRDYINYHLPLLQHAERVINVRILSYQMFRGLGYLHLLGISHRDIKPGNLLIDNQTMVLKLSDFGSAKQLVPQEPSTSYICSRLYRAPELFAGHELYSCAVDIWSAGCVLAELFKGYPLFSSHKHDRKQLRLIVNTLGTDGLERAPEILSKCGNSLHPRTTRPSWNYLLNAAVPQDLCALLNVCFIYEAAARISPMMACGHSSYDELRIMDALGLPMPNGNPLPPLFNFNSQEMGTDPKLWVQILPIHLASMEDKYSVVEAFEDV, from the exons ATGACTATCAGCAGACTCAAAAGGAACTTTTG GTGGCAATGCCCAAGAAAAGTGACATTAGTGCTATTCGTACTATTCATTTCAAGCCATTACCTTGCTTATTTTATTGGAGAAATAAatccgattttttttttaagactTTCGTTAAAAATGG aaaataaagaaaagaaGCAAAAGCCCTTAAAACGCCATTCCCAAATTCCACTCATCATTCCCAAGAACTCGGTGATCAGCAGCTATGCCGTCAGCCGCCTCTGTTCGGAACCTGCTCTGGTCAGGATCGAGGTTAAGGAATTGATTGGAAGTGGATCCTTTGGCCGGGTATACCGGGCTCATCTCAATGAGTCCGAGGAGCTGGTGGCCGTTAAGCAAACCCTCTACAATCCGAAGTTGACCCAGCGCGAAGCAGAGATAATGGGTCAGCTAATGGAGCACAACAACATTGTCCGGCTCATCATGCACTCCTCCGTGAGCTTGGGCTATCCGTCAGTGGAGTACGTTTTGCTGGTTATGGAGTACATGCCTATGACTTTGCGGGACTATATCAACTATCACCTACCGCTGCTACAGCACGCAGAGCGCGTAATCAATGTCCGCATACTCTCGTATCAGATGTTCAGGGGATTGGGATATCTTCATCTACTGGGCATTTCCCATCGTGACATCAAGCCCGGGAATCTGCTGATAGACAACCAGACGATGGTGCTAAAGCTAAGTGATTTTGGCAGCGCCAAACAACTGGTGCCCCAGGAGCCCAGTACAAGCTACATTTGCTCCAGGCTATATCGTGCTCCCGAGCTTTTTGCCGGACACGAACTTTATTCGTGTGCCGTGGACATCTGGAGTGCTGGCTGCGTCCTAGCGGAGCTGTTCAAGGGATATCCGCTCTTCTCCAGCCACAAACACGACCGAAAGCAGCTGCGACTCATCGTTAATACGCTGGGCACCGATGGCTTGGAACGAGCTCCAGAAATACTCTCGAAGTGTGGCAATTCACTGCATCCACGGACTACTCGTCCCAGTTGGAATTATCTCCTGAATGCGGCTGTTCCGCAGGATCTGTGCGCTCTCCTGAACGTATGTTTCATCTATGAAGCCGCCGCTAGAATCTCACCCATGATGGCATGTGGCCATAGTTCCTACGATGAACTGCGCATTATGGACGCCCTGGGGCTGCCCATGCCCAATGGCAATCCGCTACCGCCTCTGTTCAACTTCAACAGCCAGGAGATGGGTACAGATCCAAAGCTTTGGGTCCAGATATTACCGATCCATTTGGCTTCAATGGAGGACAAGTACTCGGTCGTAGAAGCCTTTGAAGATGTCTAG
- the LOC6617802 gene encoding zinc finger protein 354A produces MELPSMVERSGDRLVVRSLVSRAPLYQSSIEGGPGAALPMSQSMQPPIGQDFLEQQLEQYKTNNFMFPLSMAGFVSANTALPPGDLAKENMENSLPEGNPCNNNNDEELPQCKIRRNYSCNQCAFFTQNPRSHLSHLRDVHGERIVINECKLCLYASRHFQKLVRHMKMVHGCSDDGGAVQGAGAQPRGKRNLSRELRKRRLEESIEGQGATGQSLDVSVLRMIQNGPPLEQLKVELQQQEKQLLASVQAYNRQQEILQLQQIVESHDNIFSMAYEFQTKLMPPKQESPKLEQQNSSSDSEEPAKSPSPDASELVSGKEHFQCQKCSYSTPIRARFKKHVKYHSMPLIKCSSCDFHTPYKWNLDRHTKNHGANGHFKCSGCDFSTDIKQSLTIHESNHHAPMPVHQMGNRSRDEAEDQVDQQSSGSRKQETFKIAATVAATEPLLPRTSGIVCSHCQKRVANAMQLINHLQVCTLALHNTTQLQASINAEVDLHDEDFPNPPTDLSYCGVETAPGYGEVTEILPEEPEDMAPLKKVFKCPHCSFWAATASRFHVHIVGHLNRKPFECSLCAYRSNWRWDITKHIRLKALRDRSHNQAQVLMNDETGRRNYAKYNQYLTMMKVSAEQMADSKGMRTGEMIVMPPEKLDDHHPMETEEIIEMVDSAPSTSALDLRKPRDDPTEHLAGNSDEPPQEGAKKEPNLELNSSPKPSCQSPKSRL; encoded by the exons ATGGAGCTGCCTTCTATGGTGGAGCGTTCGGGTGATCGCCTGGTGGTGCGCAGCTTGGTTAGTCGTGCCCCACTTTATCAGTCATCTATTGAGGGCGGACCAGGTGCTGCGCTTCCTATGTCCCAAAGCATGCAGCCGCCGATAGGTCAGGACTTTCTGGAGCAACAACTGGAGCAGTATAAGACGAACAACTTCATGTTTCCACTATCGATGGCCGGGTTTGTTTCCGCAAACACTGCACTACCACCGGGGGACTTGGCCAAGGAGAATATGGAGAACTCACTGCCAGAGGGTAATCcgtgcaacaacaacaacgacgagGAGCTGCCCCAGTGCAAGATACGGCGTAACTACAGCTGCAACCAGTGCGCATTCTTCACCCAAAATCCGCGCAGTCATCTCTCACATCTACGCGACGTCCATGGCGAGCGGATTGTGATCAACGAGTGCAAGTTGTGCCTCTATGCCTCACGCCACTTCCAGAAGCTGGTGCGGCACATGAAAATGGTGCACGGCTGTTCCGATGATGGCGGCGCAGTGCAGGGAGCAGGTGCTCAGCCGCGTGGTAAGCGAAATCTCTCCAGGGAGTTGCGCAAGCGCCGTCTGGAGGAGAGCATTGAAGGCCAGGGTGCGACTGGGCAATCGCTGGACGTCAGCGTGCTGCGCATGATCCAAAATGGACCGCCACTGGAGCAGCTGAAAGTAGAACTGCAGCAGCAAGAGAAGCAGCTACTGGCCAGTGTCCAGGCGTACAATCGACAGCAGGAGATCCTGCAACTCCAGCAGATAGTCGAGAGCCACGACAACATCTTCTCCATGGCCTACGAGTTCCAGACCAAGCTGATGCCGCCTAAGCAAGAGTCCCCGAAATTGGAACAGCAGAACAGCAGCTCCGATTCCGAGGAGCCTGCGAAGAGTCCGTCGCCGGATGCCAGTGAACTGGTGTCGGGTAAGGAGCATTTCCAATGCCAGAAGTGTTCATATAGCACCCCCATTCGAGCCAGATTCAAGAAGCATGTGAAGTACCATTCCATGCCGCTGATCAAGTGCAGCTCATGTGATTTTCACACACCCTACAAGTGGAATCTAGACCGGCACACCAAGAACCATGGTGCCAATGGCCATTTCAAATGCTCGGGCTGTGACTTTAGCACGGATATCAAGCAATCGCTGACCATACACGAATCAAACCATCATGCGCCCATGCCAGTTCACCAAATGGGCAACCGAAGCCGAGATGAGGCAGAGGATCAGGTGGATCAACAGTCAAGTGGTTCCAGGAAGCAAGAAACGTTTAAAATTGCTGCTACCGTTGCAGCGACGGAACCGCTGCTTCCCCGGACTTCGGGAATCGTTTGTTCACACTGCCAGAAGCGGGTGGCCAATGCCATGCAGTTGATCAACCATCTACAAGTGTGCACTTTGGCCTTGCACAACACCACCCAACTGCAGGCTTCTATCAACGCGGAGGTGGATCTTCACGATGAGGACTTCCCCAATCCTCCCACTGATCTTAGCTATTGCGGCGTAGAAACTGCTCCTGGCTATGGGGAG GTAACAGAAATTTTGCCAGAGGAACCCGAAGATATGGCGCCATTGAAGAAGGTTTTTAAGTGTCCTCATTGCAGTTTTTGGGCAGCCACTGCATCTCGCTTCCACGTCCACATCGTTGGTCATCTGAATAGGAAGCCCTTTGAATGCTCTCTGTGCGCCTATCGCTCCAACTGGCGCTGGGACATCACCAAGCACATCCGATTGAAGGCTCTCCGTGATAGATCCCATAACCAGGCCCAGGTGCTGATGAACGATGAGACCGGGAGGCGCAACTACGCCAAGTACAATCAGTATTTGACTATGATGAAGGTAAGCGCCGAACAGATGGCCGATTCAAAGGGAATGCGCACGGGTGAAATGATTGTGATGCCGCCGGAGAAGCTAGACGACCATCATCCCATGGAAACGGAGGAGATCATCGAGATGGTGGACAGCGCTCCTTCGACCTCGGCACTGGATTTACGAAAGCCCAGGGATGATCCCACGGAGCACTTAGCAGGCAACAGCGATGAGCCGCCGCAAGAGGGAGCCAAGAAGGAGCCAAATTTAGAATTGAATTCATCACCAAAGCCATCATGCCAAAGCCCAAAGAGTCGCCTATGA
- the LOC6617803 gene encoding dnaJ homolog subfamily A member 2 yields MDNLNLYDVLRVAPDATDEEIKKNYRKLAKEFHPDKNPDAGDKFKEISFAYEVLSDPEKRRIYDRYGIKGLQDGAEGFSDASEFFAQWFPFERVSPEGRGRRNGKVVVKVELTLEEIYVGGMKKKVEYTRQKLCSKCNGDGGPKEAHESCETCGGAGRAAAFSFMGLSPFDTTCPTCDGRGFTIRNDKKCSPCQGSGFVEQKMKRDLVVERGAPHMLKVPFANEGHQMRSGEFGDLIVVIDQLEHPLFQRRHANLYMRDLEINITEALCGYTHCFKHLDGRNVCLRTYPGEVLQHNQIKMVLGSGMPVFNKATDSGDLYMKFKVKFPDNDFATAPQLAMLEDLLPPRQPIVIPKNAEEVQMTDYKPQPRQQEDEDGQSSHFEGVQCQTA; encoded by the exons ATGGACAACCTAAATTTATACGACGTTCTCAGAGTGGCTCCGGATGCAACTGATGAGGAAATAAAAAAG AACTACCGAAAATTGGCAAAAGAGTTCCATCCAGACAAGAATCCCGATGCGGGCGACAAGTTCAAGGAAATATCCTTCGCCTATGAAGTGCTGTCCGATCCCGAGAAGCGGCGCATCTACGACCGCTATGGAATAAAGGGCCTGCAAGATGGCGCCGAGGGATTCTCTGATGCCTCCGAATTTTTCGCCCAGTGGTTCCCCTTCGAACGAGTCTCTCCCGAAGGTCGGGGCAGGCGCAATGGCAAAGTCGTTGTAAAAGTGGAGCTGACCCTGGAGGAGATCTACGTCGGCGGCATGAAAAAGAAAGTGGAGTACACGCGCCAGAAGCTGTGCTCCAAGTGTAACGGCGATGGCGGTCCCAAGGAAGCGCACGAGAGCTGCGAGACCTGCGGCGGAGCTGGACGAGCGGCCGCATTTAGCTTCATGGGCCTCAGCCCCTTCGATACG aCCTGTCCGACTTGCGATGGCAGAGGCTTCACCATAAGGAACGACAAGAAGTGCAGTCCCTGCCAGGGCAGTGGCTTTGTAGAGCAGAAGATGAAGCGGGACCTGGTTGTGGAGCGAGGAGCACCGCACATGCTGAAGGTTCCCTTTGCAAATGAGGGCCACCAAATGCGAAGCGGCGAGTTTGGGGATCTGATTGTAGTCATCGACCAGCTCGAACATCCACTCTTTCAGCGCCGCCATGCCAATCTGTACATGCGAGACCTGGAGATCAACATCACGGAGGCGTTGTGCGGCTACACGCATTGCTTCAAGCACTTGGATGGACGAAACGTCTGTCTGCGCACATACCCTGGTGAAGTGTTGCAGCACAACCAAATCAAGATGGTGCTAGGCAGTGGTATGCCTGTTTTTAACAAGGCCACCGATAGTGGAGATCTCTATATGAAGTTTAAGGTCAAGTTTCCGGACAACGACTTTGCCACGGCACCGCAGTTGGCCATGCTGGAGGATTTACTGCCTCCCAGGCAGCCGATAGTGATCCCAAAGAACGCCGAGGAAGTGCAAATGACGGACTATAAGCCGCAGCCGCGACAGCAGGAAGACGAGGACGGACAGTCGTCTCACTTTGAGGGCGTACAGTGCCAGACGGCTTAG
- the LOC6617804 gene encoding NAD-dependent histone deacetylase sirtuin-1 — translation MMENYEEIRLGHIRSKDLGNQVPDAPQFYSSAKFDFGAEILASTSTEAESEATATTTETATSELAGKANGEIKTKTLAAREEQEIGANLEHKTKNPTKSMGEEEDDDEEEEEDDDEEEDDEEEVTGTSNEDEDSSSDCSSSVGPDWKMRWLQREFYTGRVPRQVIASIMPHFASGLASDTDDSVLWDYLAHLLNEPKRRNKLASVNTFDDVISLVKKSQKIIVLTGAGVSVSCGIPDFRSTNGIYARLAHDFPDLPDPQAMFDINYFKRDPRPFYKFAREIYPGEFQPSPCHRFIKMLETKGKLLRNYTQNIDTLERVAGIQRVIECHGSFSTASCTKCRFKCNADDLRADIFAQRIPVCPQCQPNKKQSVDASVAVTEEELRQLVENGIMKPDIVFFGEGLPDEYHTVMATDKDVCDLLIVIGSSLKVRPVAHIPSSIPATVPQILINREQLHHLKFDVELLGDSDVIINQICHRLSDNDDCWRQLCCDESVLTESKELMPPEHSNHHLHHHLLHHRHCSSESERQSQLDTDTQSIKSNSSADYILGSAGTCSDSGFESSTFSCGKRSTAAEAAAIERIKTDILVELNETTALSCDRLGLEAPQTTVESYRHLSIDSSKDSGIEQCDNEATPSYVRPSNLVQETKTVAPSLTPIPQQRGKRQTAAERLQPGTFYSHTNNYSYVFPGAQVFWDNDYSDDDDEEEERAHNRHSDLFGNVGHNYKDDDEDACDLNAVPLSPLLPPSLEAHIVTDIVNGSNEPLPNSSPGQKRPACIIEQQPTVIPTPTIETEIPPLKKRRPSEENEQQTQIETSEESPPPGQLATV, via the exons atgatggaaaattacgaGGAAATTCGCCTGGGCCACATTAGGTCTAAAGATCTGGGCAACCAGGTGCCAGACGCTCCGCAATTCTATTCGTCAGCTAAGTTTGATTTTGGCGCCGAAATTCTGGCCTCAACGTCAACAGAGGCAGAGtcagaagcaacagcaacaaccacagaaacagcaacaagCGAACTTGCTGGCAAAGCAAATGgtgaaatcaaaacaaaaacattggCTGCCAGGGAAGAACAAGAGATTGGCGCCAATTTAGAGCATAAAACCAAAAATCCCACAAAGTCAATGGGCGAGGAAGAAGATGACGACgaagaggaggaagaggacgacgatgaagaggaggacgacgaggaggaaGTCACCGGAACGAGCAACGAGGATGAGGACTCCAGCTCCGATTGCTCCTCATCCGTGGGACCCGACTGGAAGATGCGCTGGTTGCAACGAGAATTTTACACAGGCCGTGTGCCGCGCCAGGTTATTGCCAGCATTATGCCGCATTTCGCCTCTGGCCTGGCGTCCGACACCGACGACTCCGTGCTGTGGGACTATTTGGCCCACCTGTTGAACGAGCCGAAGCGACGCAACAAGCTGGCCTCAGTGAACACCTTCGACGATGTCATCAGTTTGGTCAAGAAATCACAGAAGATCATTGTGCTAACAGGAGCCGGGGTATCCGTCTCTTGCGGCATTCCGGACTTCCGCTCCACCAATGGCATATATGCGCGATTAGCCCATGATTTTCCCGATCTGCCCGATCCGCAGGCCATGTTTGATATCAACTACTTCAAGAGGGATCCACGACCGTTCTACAAGTTTGCCCGCGAGATATATCCCGGTGAATTTCAGCCGTCGCCCTGCCATCGGTTTATCAAGATGCTGGAGACCAAGGGCAAACTGTTGCGCAACTACACCCAGAACATCGACACCCTCGAGCGGGTGGCAGGCATTCAGCGTGTAATCGAGTGTCACGGCTCCTTTTCAACGGCCTCGTGCACCAAGTGTCGTTTCAAGTGCAACGCTGACGACCTGCGGGCGGACATATTTGCCCAGCGAATTCCGGTGTGCCCGCAGTGCCAGCCCAATAAGAAGCAGAGCGTGGATGCCTCGGTGGCCGTTACCGAGGAGGAGCTGCGGCAACTGGTCGAGAACGGCATCATGAAGCCGGATATCGTCTTTTTCGGCGAGG GACTGCCGGATGAGTACCACACGGTCATGGCCACCGACAAGGACGTGTGCGATCTATTGATCGTGATCGGCTCCTCGCTGAAGGTCCGACCTGTGGCCCACATTCCCAGCAGCATACCGGCCACGGTGCCGCAGATCCTTATCAATCGCGAGCAGCTGCATCACCTTAAGTTCGATGTGGAGCTGCTGGGCGACTCCGATGTGATCATCAACCAGATTTGCCACCGGTTGTCGGACAATGATGATTGCTGGCGGCAGCTGTGCTGCGATGAGTCAGTGCTTACCGAAAGCAAGGAGCTAATGCCTCCGGAGCACTCTAATCACCACCTCCATCATCATCTACTTCACCACCGCCACTGCAGTTCAGAAAGCGAGCGACAGTCGCAACTGGACACGGATACGCAGTCTATTAAGTCGAATAGTTCGGCTGACTACATACTGGGCTCAGCTGGCACCTGCTCGGATAGTGGATTTGAGTCATCCACATTTAGCTGTGGAAAGCGTTCCACTGCCGCCGAAGCGGCAGCCATCGAACGTATTAAAACAGACATACTGGTGGAGCTGAACGAGACCACCGCCCTAAGTTGCGATCGTCTGGGCCTCGAAGCCCCTCAGACGACGGTGGAGAGCTATCGCCATCTTTCCATTGATTCCTCCAAGGATAGCGGCATCGAGCAGTGCGACAACGAAGCCACGCCTAGCTACGTGCGACCCAGCAATCTTGTTCAGGAGACCAAGACAGTGGCGCCCAGCCTGACGCCCATTCCACAGCAGAGGGGAAAGCGACAGACTGCAGCCGAGCGCCTGCAGCCTGGAACATTCTATTCGCACACCAACAACTATTCGTATGTGTTTCCAGGAGCTCAGGTATTCTGGGACAACGACTAcagcgatgatgatgacgaagAAGAGGAAAGAGCACACAATAGACACAGTGATCTCTTTGGCAATGTGGGGCACAATTATaaggatgatgatgaggatgcATGTGATCTGAACGCCGTTCCATTGTCACCATTGCTACCGCCTTCACTGGAGGCTCACATAGTCACCGATATAGTGAATGGATCCAACGAACCGCTGCCCAACAGCAGTCCCGGCCAGAAAAGACCTGCCTGCATTATAGAACAGCAGCCAACGGTCATCCCAACGCCCACTATTGAAACGGAAATTCCCCCACTGAAGAAGCGGCGACCAAGCGAGGAAAATGAGCAGCAGACCCAAATAGAAACATCTGAGGAGAGTCCGCCTCCAGGACAGTTAGCAACAGTGTAA